In Gemmatimonadetes bacterium T265, one DNA window encodes the following:
- a CDS encoding amino acid permease: protein MADQRSPSPDPVAPDPVRAIGPVTLTAVLVSNMVGTGVFTSLGFQARDLRTTPALLLLWVVGGVAALCGALAYAELGAALPRSGGEYVYLGRAYHPLAGFLGGWVSMTAGFAAPIALAGIAFGRYVAAVLPVSPLPASLALVAAAALLHASHLTLGRRVQVVLTAANVALIVGFVAAGLARGTQPVPVVPGPAAWREVASPAFAVSLIYVGYAYSGWNAAGYVAGEIRDPRRTVPRALAVGVGLVTLVYALLNYTFLRLVPLPDLAGVVEVGALAATRAFGRVGGAITGVTIALLLTATVSALVLAGSRVTEAVAAGMARAGALSARTAAGVPRNAVLAQAALVVALLLTNSFERVIAYTGFTLNLMSLLAVVGLFVLRRREPALPRPYRAWGYPITPLVYIALSLWTLGFVLAERPRESLFGLATVLVGIPIWAALRDRTPAHRSPA, encoded by the coding sequence TTGGCCGACCAACGCTCCCCGTCCCCCGACCCGGTGGCCCCCGACCCGGTCCGCGCGATCGGGCCCGTCACGCTCACCGCCGTCCTCGTGAGCAACATGGTCGGCACGGGCGTGTTCACCTCGCTCGGCTTCCAAGCGCGCGACCTCCGCACCACCCCGGCGCTCCTCCTCCTCTGGGTCGTCGGCGGCGTGGCCGCGCTCTGCGGCGCACTCGCCTACGCGGAGTTGGGCGCCGCCCTCCCGCGCTCCGGCGGCGAGTACGTCTACCTCGGCCGCGCCTACCACCCGCTCGCCGGCTTTCTCGGCGGCTGGGTGTCGATGACCGCCGGCTTCGCGGCGCCGATCGCCCTCGCCGGCATCGCCTTCGGGCGCTACGTCGCCGCGGTGCTCCCCGTCTCGCCGCTCCCCGCCTCCCTCGCCCTCGTCGCCGCGGCCGCGCTCCTCCACGCGAGCCACCTCACGTTAGGCCGGCGCGTGCAGGTCGTGCTCACCGCGGCCAACGTCGCGCTCATCGTCGGCTTCGTCGCCGCCGGCCTCGCGCGCGGCACGCAGCCCGTCCCCGTCGTGCCCGGCCCCGCGGCGTGGCGCGAGGTCGCGAGCCCGGCCTTCGCGGTCTCGCTCATCTACGTCGGCTACGCCTACTCCGGCTGGAACGCGGCCGGCTACGTCGCCGGCGAGATCCGCGACCCGCGCCGCACCGTCCCGCGCGCCCTCGCCGTCGGGGTCGGACTCGTAACGCTGGTCTACGCCCTCCTCAACTACACCTTCCTCCGCCTCGTTCCCCTGCCCGACCTCGCCGGCGTCGTCGAGGTCGGCGCCCTCGCCGCGACGCGCGCCTTCGGCCGCGTCGGCGGCGCGATCACGGGCGTGACGATCGCCCTCCTCCTCACCGCCACCGTCAGCGCGTTAGTCCTCGCCGGCTCGCGCGTGACCGAGGCGGTCGCGGCCGGGATGGCCCGCGCCGGCGCGCTCTCCGCGCGCACCGCGGCCGGCGTCCCGCGCAACGCGGTGCTCGCCCAGGCCGCCCTCGTCGTCGCCCTGCTGCTCACCAACTCGTTCGAGCGCGTGATCGCGTACACGGGTTTCACGCTCAACCTCATGTCGCTCCTCGCCGTCGTCGGCCTCTTCGTGCTGCGCCGGCGCGAACCCGCCCTCCCGCGCCCCTACCGCGCCTGGGGCTACCCGATCACCCCGCTCGTCTACATCGCCCTCTCGCTCTGGACCCTCGGCTTCGTCCTCGCCGAGCGCCCCCGCGAGTCGCTCTTCGGCCTCGCGACCGTGCTCGTCGGCATCCCGATTTGGGCCGCCCTCCGCGACCGGACGCCTGCCCACCGCTCGCCGGCGTAG